A portion of the Mesobacillus sp. AQ2 genome contains these proteins:
- a CDS encoding gamma carbonic anhydrase family protein has protein sequence MILSYLEKKPAVHETVFKAPGSYIIGDVKIGKNSSVWFNAVLRGDEDTITIGESCSIQDNVTCHLYEGSPLVIEDEVTVGHNAILHGCTIRKRCIIGMGSTILDGAEIGEECIIGANTLIPAGKKIPPRSLVVGAPGKVVREIGEKDLELIQLSIETYVHKGKEYRETLKESK, from the coding sequence GTGATTTTATCTTATTTAGAGAAAAAGCCGGCAGTTCATGAAACGGTATTCAAGGCACCGGGAAGCTATATTATCGGAGACGTCAAGATTGGAAAAAATTCGAGCGTCTGGTTCAATGCCGTTTTGCGGGGAGATGAAGATACGATTACAATAGGCGAAAGCTGCAGTATCCAGGACAATGTAACCTGCCATCTGTATGAAGGCTCGCCACTTGTCATAGAAGACGAGGTGACTGTTGGCCATAATGCAATCCTTCATGGCTGTACCATCAGGAAAAGATGTATTATCGGAATGGGATCCACGATCCTTGATGGAGCGGAAATCGGAGAGGAATGCATCATCGGGGCCAACACCTTGATCCCTGCCGGGAAGAAGATTCCGCCACGCTCTCTGGTAGTGGGTGCACCTGGTAAAGTAGTTCGGGAAATCGGCGAAAAAGATTTGGAACTGATTCAGCTTTCCATCGAAACATATGTCCATAAGGGCAAGGAGTACCGTGAAACACTTAAAGAATCAAAGTAA
- a CDS encoding DUF561 domain-containing protein — translation MNGITSVLGIKYPIIQGGMGNISNAILTAAVSEAGGLGTIGAGTMAAEEVEHIIMETNKRTKKPFAVNIALSVSPNVVDILKLAVKQGVKVVTLSAGNPAPFIPKLKEAGIKVITVVASVKQAKKAEAAGADVLVAEGFEAAGINSNLETTTLALIPQIIAQVNIPVVAAGGIGDGKGLAAMLALGASGVQMGTRFIATEEAPFHEVYKQKLLQANDHETVIVGRSVGKIRRLLNTSYAGKLLEAEKQGITPDEFAELTTEDIHKKGALEGNEETGFMNGGQVSGLITDIPTVQELVERMVMEAKERLKIAEALL, via the coding sequence GTGAATGGAATCACTTCTGTTCTGGGCATAAAATATCCAATCATCCAGGGTGGAATGGGGAACATCAGCAATGCAATTTTGACAGCGGCCGTTTCAGAGGCTGGAGGATTAGGAACCATTGGAGCCGGTACAATGGCTGCTGAAGAAGTGGAACATATTATTATGGAAACCAATAAAAGGACCAAAAAGCCTTTTGCGGTGAATATTGCTTTAAGTGTTTCACCCAATGTGGTGGATATCCTCAAGCTGGCAGTCAAACAAGGGGTGAAGGTCGTCACTTTATCAGCAGGCAATCCTGCGCCTTTCATTCCCAAGCTGAAAGAAGCTGGAATCAAAGTCATAACCGTTGTTGCATCTGTTAAACAGGCGAAAAAAGCAGAAGCTGCAGGAGCAGATGTTTTAGTGGCAGAAGGATTTGAGGCTGCTGGGATCAACTCGAATCTCGAAACTACAACTTTGGCGCTCATTCCGCAGATTATCGCCCAGGTAAACATTCCTGTTGTAGCAGCTGGCGGTATTGGGGATGGAAAAGGGCTGGCGGCCATGCTGGCACTGGGAGCAAGCGGTGTACAAATGGGGACCCGTTTTATCGCTACTGAGGAAGCTCCATTTCATGAAGTTTATAAACAAAAGCTATTGCAGGCAAACGATCATGAAACAGTTATCGTTGGCAGGTCTGTTGGAAAAATAAGAAGACTGCTGAATACATCTTATGCAGGAAAATTGCTGGAAGCGGAAAAACAGGGAATCACACCCGATGAGTTTGCAGAACTGACGACAGAGGACATACATAAAAAAGGCGCACTGGAAGGAAACGAAGAAACCGGTTTCATGAATGGCGGCCAGGTTTCAGGTTTGATTACTGACATTCCAACCGTACAGGAATTGGTTGAGCGGATGGTAATGGAAGCAAAAGAACGATTGAAGATCGCAGAGGCTTTATTATAA
- a CDS encoding ABC transporter substrate-binding protein, with product MKKSVKAISLVLASALLLAGCGGKESSNGSAEKDQYKIGLTQFAEHPSLDAATEGFKKALEEKGFKEGENVTYDFQNAQADMNNTATIANNFVGDKVDLIFANATPSAVAALNATKDIPIIFTSVTDPVGAGLVEAFDKPGDNITGTTDNHPDATKKTIDFMTNEIGAKKIGVIYNAGEQNSEVQLKEVKKLAEANGAKVVEASISTSAEVKQAAESLVGRVDAIYVPTDNTVVSALESVISVANGKKIPLFVGELDSMKRGAVAASGFNYYDIGYQSGLMAAKILSGDKKASEIPVELPESLTLTINKKAAEAQGVEVKEEWGDNAEFYEE from the coding sequence ATGAAAAAATCAGTAAAAGCTATTTCTCTTGTACTAGCCAGTGCTTTGCTATTGGCTGGCTGTGGAGGAAAAGAATCATCAAATGGTTCAGCAGAAAAAGATCAATACAAAATCGGTTTGACCCAATTCGCGGAGCATCCATCACTAGATGCGGCGACAGAAGGCTTTAAAAAGGCCCTCGAGGAAAAAGGCTTTAAGGAAGGTGAAAATGTAACATATGACTTCCAGAACGCACAAGCTGACATGAACAATACAGCAACGATTGCCAACAACTTTGTCGGCGACAAGGTTGATCTGATCTTTGCTAACGCAACTCCGAGCGCTGTAGCAGCACTTAATGCAACAAAGGATATACCAATCATTTTTACATCTGTGACAGATCCTGTGGGAGCGGGACTTGTAGAAGCATTCGACAAGCCTGGCGACAATATCACTGGTACGACTGATAACCATCCAGATGCGACGAAAAAAACCATCGACTTCATGACAAATGAAATCGGAGCCAAGAAAATCGGTGTGATCTACAATGCTGGTGAACAGAACTCCGAAGTTCAGCTGAAGGAAGTGAAGAAGCTTGCAGAAGCAAATGGAGCGAAAGTAGTGGAAGCTTCCATTTCAACATCTGCCGAAGTCAAGCAGGCAGCTGAGTCTCTCGTAGGCCGTGTTGATGCGATCTACGTGCCAACGGACAACACTGTCGTATCTGCACTTGAATCAGTAATCTCTGTAGCAAACGGAAAGAAGATCCCATTGTTTGTTGGGGAACTTGATTCAATGAAACGCGGTGCAGTAGCAGCCAGCGGTTTCAACTACTATGACATCGGCTACCAATCAGGTCTAATGGCAGCAAAAATTTTATCAGGCGACAAGAAAGCATCTGAAATCCCTGTAGAACTTCCAGAATCTCTGACACTGACAATCAATAAAAAAGCTGCAGAAGCACAAGGTGTTGAGGTCAAGGAAGAATGGGGAGACAACGCTGAGTTTTACGAAGAATAA
- a CDS encoding ABC transporter permease has protein sequence MFTSIFGAFESGIIYAIMALGVYLSFRVLDFPDLTVDGSFVTGAAVAAIMIVNGANPFAATMVALVAGFIAGCLTGVIHTVGKVNALLSGILMMIALYSINLRIMGKSNVPLLNTDTAMTSVRDFFEKTGIDGFFNSMLTAVGLGDSLPRTWGILMFMIFVTFAIKFLTDAFLKTEIGLAIRATGDNKRMIRSFSSNTNLMIILGLGLSNAMVAFSGALIAQQGGFADVGMGIGMIIIGLASVIIGEALFGTKSIARTTFAVIGGSIIYRIVVTLALRVEFLEPGDMKLITAVIVILALTAPKMIESYKEKNRKVKRQLENMKMVAVPSEGKGEAGAALKSDS, from the coding sequence TTGTTTACTTCAATATTTGGAGCATTTGAGTCAGGCATTATTTATGCAATCATGGCTCTGGGCGTATACTTATCCTTTCGGGTTTTGGATTTTCCGGATTTGACGGTCGACGGCAGCTTCGTAACTGGAGCTGCGGTTGCCGCGATTATGATCGTGAATGGCGCAAATCCATTTGCCGCGACAATGGTGGCACTTGTTGCGGGATTCATTGCAGGGTGCCTGACCGGTGTGATTCATACTGTCGGTAAAGTGAATGCTTTATTATCAGGGATCCTGATGATGATTGCCTTATATTCTATCAATCTGAGGATTATGGGCAAGTCGAATGTGCCGCTATTGAACACCGATACTGCAATGACCTCTGTGAGGGACTTTTTTGAGAAAACAGGAATCGATGGCTTCTTTAATAGCATGCTGACAGCTGTAGGACTGGGAGATAGCCTCCCGCGTACATGGGGAATTCTGATGTTCATGATTTTTGTGACCTTTGCGATCAAGTTCCTGACAGACGCATTCCTTAAAACCGAAATCGGACTTGCAATCAGGGCAACAGGTGACAATAAAAGAATGATCCGCAGTTTTTCTTCCAATACCAATCTGATGATCATCCTCGGCCTGGGACTTTCGAATGCGATGGTAGCATTTTCTGGTGCACTCATTGCCCAGCAGGGTGGATTCGCGGACGTAGGCATGGGAATCGGGATGATCATCATCGGGCTTGCTTCCGTCATTATTGGTGAAGCGCTGTTCGGAACAAAATCAATTGCCAGGACAACATTCGCTGTTATTGGCGGTTCGATTATATACCGTATCGTGGTTACACTGGCCCTAAGGGTAGAGTTCCTTGAACCAGGTGACATGAAACTGATTACAGCAGTGATTGTCATCCTTGCTCTGACTGCTCCGAAGATGATTGAAAGCTACAAAGAGAAAAATAGGAAGGTCAAAAGACAGCTTGAGAACATGAAGATGGTAGCTGTTCCTTCTGAAGGAAAGGGTGAGGCTGGTGCTGCACTTAAATCAGATTCATAG
- a CDS encoding ABC transporter ATP-binding protein, with product MLHLNQIHRVFNEGTPDEKIALDNINLTLKKGDFVTVIGSNGAGKSTLMNIISGVMIPDHGKVELDGKDVTYMSEYNRSKMIGRVFQDPMAGTAPSMTIEENLAIAYSRNKRRTLGRGVTKKRRELFKEVLESLHLGLENRLNAKVGLLSGGERQALSLLMATFTEPSILLLDEHTAALDPSRAELITNLTKEIVDKYHLTTLMVTHNMQQALDLGNRLIMMDKGQIILEVNEEQKAKLTIEDLLNEFQRIRGTKMASDRALLS from the coding sequence GTGCTGCACTTAAATCAGATTCATAGAGTATTCAACGAAGGCACTCCAGATGAGAAGATAGCCCTGGATAATATCAATCTCACATTGAAAAAAGGTGATTTCGTTACCGTCATCGGCAGTAACGGTGCCGGGAAGTCTACCTTGATGAACATCATTTCGGGGGTGATGATTCCTGACCATGGAAAAGTGGAATTGGATGGGAAGGATGTTACCTATATGTCTGAGTACAACCGGTCCAAAATGATCGGGCGTGTCTTCCAGGATCCAATGGCCGGTACGGCTCCTAGCATGACAATCGAGGAAAACCTGGCGATTGCGTACTCAAGGAACAAGCGACGTACTCTTGGCCGTGGGGTGACAAAAAAACGCCGGGAGCTATTTAAGGAAGTATTGGAGTCCTTGCACTTAGGCCTTGAAAACCGCTTGAATGCCAAAGTCGGATTGCTGTCAGGCGGGGAGCGCCAGGCGTTATCCCTGCTGATGGCTACATTCACTGAGCCATCCATCCTCTTATTGGATGAACACACTGCAGCACTTGATCCTTCACGTGCTGAGCTTATCACAAATCTGACAAAAGAAATCGTTGATAAGTACCACCTGACAACGCTGATGGTAACCCATAATATGCAGCAGGCACTCGACCTCGGCAACAGGCTGATCATGATGGATAAAGGACAAATCATCCTCGAAGTCAATGAAGAACAAAAAGCCAAGCTGACAATTGAAGACCTGCTGAATGAATTCCAGCGTATCCGCGGAACGAAGATGGCAAGTGACAGGGCGCTGCTCAGCTAA
- a CDS encoding thioesterase encodes MRDGLKAGHTASIEVIVTPDMFARFEGKLVHPVYSTVSMVYHMEWASRQIILPFLEDDEEGMGGAVTVKHIAPCIEGAKVVITATVTDLQDNSILTNVRAETNGRLVGVGEVKQVVLPKARITELLTGS; translated from the coding sequence ATGCGAGATGGCTTAAAAGCAGGGCACACGGCCTCCATCGAAGTCATTGTTACACCAGATATGTTTGCCCGCTTTGAAGGAAAGCTCGTCCATCCAGTATACTCCACGGTATCGATGGTGTATCACATGGAGTGGGCTTCGAGACAAATTATACTTCCCTTTTTAGAAGATGATGAAGAGGGAATGGGTGGTGCAGTGACCGTCAAGCATATTGCTCCTTGTATTGAAGGAGCTAAAGTGGTCATTACAGCGACCGTCACAGATCTGCAGGATAATTCCATCCTTACCAATGTCCGGGCAGAAACCAATGGGCGTTTGGTTGGTGTTGGGGAAGTTAAACAAGTAGTCCTTCCCAAGGCAAGGATAACTGAATTATTGACAGGCAGCTAA
- a CDS encoding Glu/Leu/Phe/Val dehydrogenase, with amino-acid sequence MDMFEQIREHEQVVFCNDEATGLKAIIAIHSTRLGPALGGCRMYPYKSVDDALEDVLRLSKGMTYKCAAADVDFGGGKAVIIGDPTKDKSPELFRAFGQFVESIQGRFYTGTDMGTDPEDFVHALKETNCIVGVDEVYGGSGDSSVPTAQGVIFGLQATSKALWDTDDLSGKSYAIQGLGKVGYKVAEYLLENGAGLYVTDINQKAIDQIVQKAKEMGAGIKVVGSDEIYSQPADIFIPCAMGGIINDDTIPQLQVKAVVGSANNQLKEERHGHALQEKGILYAPDYIVNAGGLIQVADELYSPNKERVLKKTKAIYNSLLNVYSHAEREGITTMEAANKFCENRIEARTRRNSFFSHMKRPKWAVRM; translated from the coding sequence ATGGATATGTTTGAACAAATTCGTGAACACGAGCAGGTCGTGTTTTGTAATGATGAAGCAACGGGGTTAAAGGCGATTATCGCGATTCATAGTACACGGTTGGGACCAGCATTGGGAGGCTGCCGCATGTACCCTTATAAGTCAGTCGATGATGCACTTGAAGATGTACTCCGGCTTTCAAAAGGGATGACTTATAAATGCGCAGCTGCCGATGTAGATTTCGGAGGGGGAAAAGCAGTCATTATCGGTGATCCGACGAAGGATAAGAGCCCAGAATTGTTCAGGGCATTTGGCCAGTTCGTTGAGTCGATCCAAGGACGTTTTTATACAGGAACAGACATGGGGACCGACCCGGAGGATTTTGTCCACGCATTGAAGGAAACGAATTGTATCGTTGGCGTTGATGAAGTATATGGCGGCAGCGGTGATTCTTCTGTGCCGACTGCGCAGGGGGTCATCTTTGGATTGCAGGCAACTAGCAAAGCTCTGTGGGACACGGATGATCTCTCTGGCAAATCCTATGCCATCCAGGGTCTGGGCAAGGTTGGCTACAAGGTAGCAGAATATCTGCTGGAAAATGGTGCAGGCCTGTATGTAACAGATATTAATCAAAAAGCGATCGACCAGATAGTCCAGAAAGCGAAGGAAATGGGAGCAGGGATCAAGGTTGTGGGCAGTGATGAAATTTATTCACAGCCTGCCGATATCTTCATTCCATGTGCTATGGGGGGAATCATCAATGATGACACTATACCTCAGCTGCAGGTAAAAGCGGTGGTCGGCTCTGCCAATAATCAGCTCAAGGAAGAACGCCATGGCCATGCCCTCCAGGAAAAAGGAATTCTGTATGCACCTGATTATATTGTCAATGCCGGCGGTTTGATCCAGGTGGCGGATGAGCTTTATTCACCGAACAAAGAGCGCGTCCTTAAAAAGACAAAAGCAATCTATAATTCTCTTTTGAATGTATATAGCCATGCAGAACGAGAAGGAATCACCACAATGGAAGCAGCAAATAAATTCTGTGAAAACCGGATAGAAGCTAGGACCAGAAGGAACAGCTTCTTCTCTCATATGAAACGTCCTAAATGGGCTGTGAGAATGTAA
- the pdhA gene encoding pyruvate dehydrogenase (acetyl-transferring) E1 component subunit alpha: MDKDFPTLQVMDQNGNIVSEEYKNLVTEDRAKQFYAEMVRIRTLDRKSVSLQRQGRIGTYAPFEGQEASQVGTALALGSDDWMFPTYRDHGAAMVFGHSLRNILLFWNGRNEGCVPPDGKKIFPPAIPIATQIPHAAGAAFAEKQKGTKNAAICYFGDGATSEGDFHEGLNFASVFKSPVVYFCQNNQYAISVPISKQMNSATIAQKALAYDMPGVRVDGNDVFAVFLETEKALERARNGEGPTLIEAMTWRYGSHTTADDASKYRDQNESVMKRMETDPLLRLERWLKNEELYDEAWAKEIEEQAAAEIDAAVKEMESFPAADPSVIFDYVFEKPTWTIEKQKRKYLELIGGEA; this comes from the coding sequence ATGGATAAGGATTTTCCAACTTTACAAGTGATGGACCAAAACGGAAACATTGTGTCCGAGGAATATAAAAATTTGGTGACTGAAGATCGAGCGAAGCAGTTCTATGCGGAAATGGTAAGAATCCGGACGCTGGACAGAAAATCAGTAAGCCTGCAGCGCCAGGGAAGGATCGGGACATATGCTCCATTCGAAGGCCAGGAGGCTTCCCAGGTTGGAACCGCTCTTGCGCTTGGAAGTGATGATTGGATGTTCCCGACTTACCGCGACCATGGTGCGGCAATGGTGTTCGGCCATTCACTGCGGAATATCCTGCTGTTTTGGAATGGGCGAAACGAAGGCTGTGTCCCGCCGGATGGGAAAAAGATATTCCCGCCGGCTATACCGATTGCGACCCAAATCCCTCATGCTGCTGGAGCAGCGTTCGCTGAAAAACAAAAAGGCACAAAGAATGCAGCAATTTGTTATTTCGGTGATGGAGCCACGTCTGAAGGAGATTTTCATGAAGGGCTGAATTTTGCCAGCGTTTTTAAATCTCCGGTCGTTTATTTCTGCCAGAACAACCAGTATGCGATTTCAGTGCCAATCAGCAAGCAGATGAATTCGGCCACGATTGCGCAAAAAGCGCTGGCCTATGATATGCCTGGAGTGAGGGTGGATGGCAATGATGTTTTTGCCGTATTTCTCGAAACTGAAAAGGCACTTGAACGAGCACGCAATGGCGAAGGGCCAACATTGATTGAGGCGATGACATGGCGCTATGGTTCCCATACAACAGCAGATGACGCTTCCAAATACCGTGACCAGAATGAAAGTGTAATGAAGCGGATGGAAACAGACCCGCTGCTCAGGCTGGAACGCTGGCTGAAGAATGAAGAACTTTATGATGAAGCATGGGCAAAAGAAATCGAAGAGCAGGCTGCTGCAGAAATTGATGCAGCAGTGAAGGAAATGGAGAGTTTCCCAGCTGCAGATCCGTCAGTGATCTTTGATTATGTTTTTGAAAAGCCAACATGGACAATCGAGAAACAAAAGCGGAAGTACCTTGAATTGATCGGGGGTGAGGCTTGA
- a CDS encoding alpha-ketoacid dehydrogenase subunit beta, protein METAVQTKTLTLVQAITDGLDTMLAEKNEVILLGEDIGKNGGVFRATDGLQEKYGEERVIDTPLSEAGFVGAAIGMAANGFRPVVEIQFLGFIYPAYEQIMTHASRLRMRTMGHYTVPMVIRAPYGAGVRAPEIHCDSTESIFTHMPGIKVVCPSNPYDAKGLMIAAIEDPDPVLFLEPMRSYRSSRDEVPDGKYTVEIGKGKKLTEGEDVTVISWGAMVPVAMKAVEEMKDKGVQCELLDLRTLYPIDKDLVIESVQKTGRTVIVHEAHETGGTGSDLISLINDEAFLYQKAPAERVTGFDTPVPYFGFENHYLPTPKRVAAAIEKVMKF, encoded by the coding sequence ATGGAAACTGCAGTTCAGACCAAGACCTTGACGCTGGTCCAGGCGATTACCGATGGGCTGGATACGATGCTGGCAGAAAAGAATGAGGTCATACTCCTTGGTGAAGACATTGGTAAAAACGGAGGAGTATTCCGTGCGACTGATGGCCTTCAGGAGAAATATGGCGAGGAACGTGTGATTGATACACCACTAAGTGAAGCAGGTTTTGTCGGTGCTGCCATTGGAATGGCGGCGAATGGTTTCAGGCCTGTGGTGGAAATCCAGTTCCTGGGATTCATTTATCCAGCATACGAACAAATCATGACACATGCATCTAGACTGAGAATGCGCACTATGGGCCATTATACAGTGCCGATGGTCATTCGCGCTCCTTATGGCGCAGGTGTCCGTGCTCCTGAGATTCATTGTGACAGCACGGAATCAATTTTCACCCACATGCCAGGTATCAAGGTAGTTTGCCCATCCAATCCATATGACGCAAAAGGGTTGATGATTGCCGCGATTGAAGATCCGGATCCTGTTCTTTTTTTGGAGCCGATGCGCAGCTATCGATCATCCCGCGATGAAGTACCTGACGGGAAATATACTGTCGAAATTGGCAAAGGCAAGAAGCTGACTGAAGGCGAGGACGTGACGGTTATTTCCTGGGGCGCGATGGTTCCTGTAGCCATGAAGGCTGTAGAAGAGATGAAGGATAAGGGAGTGCAATGCGAGCTCCTCGACCTCAGGACACTATATCCAATTGATAAAGACCTTGTCATCGAATCGGTCCAGAAAACGGGACGCACCGTCATTGTCCATGAAGCACATGAAACAGGCGGCACGGGAAGTGATTTGATCTCATTGATCAATGATGAAGCATTTCTTTATCAAAAAGCGCCGGCTGAAAGAGTAACAGGCTTTGATACGCCAGTTCCATACTTTGGATTCGAAAACCACTATCTGCCGACCCCGAAAAGAGTCGCAGCAGCAATCGAGAAAGTGATGAAGTTTTAG
- a CDS encoding dihydrolipoamide acetyltransferase family protein produces MVEVKLHDIGEGMTEADINCYLVKPGDLVKADDPLVEVQTDKMTAEIPAPCSGVVKELLLKQGQTVKVGTSLLIIEDQSGLGANVGLQKVREAGDEETKPAEAVEVLGRPAEPAVPVGVSVRLGRILASPYTRKIARENGVNIMEVIGTGPAGRITDQDVLAFASLRDSKPVNGSEAGSELQVAKVSQSGSEQVAPSVSEAGSERRAVKFSEGSSEETGRGHSEHLAVTERAYTEDVQNDTAETSGDILPFRGRRKQIAKKMVQSLYTIPHCTHFEEVDVSELIALREEIKASGNSISATAFFIKALSIGLKEFPVFNAKLDEENESIQLLREHHIGIAVDTPEGLIVPVIRNVEKKNLKQIHEEMKQLTKLALNDKLKVKDISDGTFTVSNVGPLGGSIGATPIIQHPQTALVSFHKTKKRPVVTEQDEIAIRSIMNLSMAFDHRVADGATAVAFTNRFAQLIENPKMMLLELK; encoded by the coding sequence ATGGTTGAAGTGAAACTCCACGACATTGGAGAAGGGATGACCGAAGCGGACATTAATTGTTACCTGGTGAAGCCTGGCGACTTAGTCAAGGCCGATGATCCGTTGGTGGAAGTCCAGACCGACAAGATGACCGCTGAGATTCCGGCACCCTGTTCCGGTGTTGTAAAAGAATTATTATTGAAACAAGGACAAACGGTAAAAGTAGGGACGTCACTGTTGATTATTGAAGACCAATCCGGATTGGGAGCAAATGTTGGGCTGCAAAAAGTCAGGGAAGCTGGGGATGAGGAAACAAAGCCTGCAGAAGCAGTAGAAGTTCTTGGCAGACCTGCAGAGCCTGCTGTACCCGTTGGTGTCAGTGTTCGTCTTGGAAGGATTCTTGCTTCTCCATATACAAGGAAAATCGCCCGGGAAAATGGTGTGAATATTATGGAGGTCATAGGTACTGGACCGGCTGGGCGGATCACAGACCAGGATGTATTAGCTTTTGCCAGTTTACGAGACAGCAAGCCTGTGAATGGTTCGGAAGCTGGTTCCGAACTGCAGGTTGCGAAGGTTTCACAATCTGGTTCCGAACAGGTGGCTCCGAGTGTTTCAGAAGCAGGTTCCGAAAGACGGGCTGTGAAGTTTTCGGAAGGTAGTTCTGAAGAAACCGGCAGAGGCCATTCTGAACACCTGGCTGTGACTGAAAGAGCATATACCGAAGATGTACAGAATGATACTGCGGAAACTTCCGGAGATATCCTGCCCTTCCGGGGACGCAGAAAGCAGATTGCCAAAAAGATGGTTCAGTCTCTGTATACCATTCCGCATTGCACCCATTTCGAGGAAGTGGATGTCAGTGAACTGATTGCATTAAGGGAAGAGATCAAGGCATCAGGAAATTCCATCTCAGCGACTGCCTTCTTTATAAAAGCCCTTTCGATCGGGCTGAAAGAATTTCCGGTGTTCAATGCAAAGCTGGATGAAGAAAATGAAAGCATCCAGCTGCTTCGTGAACATCATATCGGGATTGCCGTGGACACTCCAGAAGGACTGATTGTCCCGGTCATCAGGAATGTCGAGAAGAAGAACCTGAAACAAATTCATGAAGAGATGAAGCAGCTGACAAAGCTTGCCCTGAATGACAAGCTCAAGGTCAAAGATATCTCAGACGGTACATTCACGGTGAGCAATGTTGGACCTCTCGGCGGCAGCATCGGCGCAACCCCAATCATCCAGCACCCGCAGACAGCGCTTGTTTCTTTCCATAAAACAAAGAAACGTCCCGTCGTGACGGAACAAGATGAAATTGCGATCCGATCGATCATGAATCTGTCGATGGCTTTTGACCACCGGGTAGCCGATGGTGCAACAGCAGTAGCATTTACAAACCGCTTCGCCCAGTTAATCGAGAATCCGAAGATGATGCTTCTTGAATTGAAGTAA
- the hppD gene encoding 4-hydroxyphenylpyruvate dioxygenase, with amino-acid sequence MQEKVMVSGQTTEDFFPVQDVDYLELYVGNAKQASHFFQTAFGFKVVAYSGLETGNRETTSYVLQQRKIRLVVTGTYNDSSRVAQFVKTHGDGVKDIALAVDDVEKAYEGAVSRGAIEIQPPHEVSDENGVLKKAVIGTYGDTIHTLVERKNYKGLFMPGFVEHTTTVPVNEAGFIGIDHVVGNVERMEEWVNYYANVMGFKEMKHFTDKDIVTEYSALMSKVMHNGGRIKFPINEPAEGKRKSQIQEYLEFYNGPGVQHLAILTEDIVSTVSQLRENGVEFLNTPDSYYEMLSERVGEIDEEIEKLKELSILVDRDDEGYLLQIFTKPIVDRPTLFIEIIQRKGARGFGEGNFKALFESIEREQERRGNL; translated from the coding sequence ATGCAAGAGAAGGTAATGGTATCTGGCCAGACAACAGAAGATTTTTTTCCGGTACAGGATGTAGATTATTTGGAACTCTATGTAGGCAATGCCAAGCAGGCCTCACATTTTTTCCAGACAGCTTTTGGCTTTAAAGTAGTCGCTTATTCAGGACTTGAAACAGGTAACCGGGAAACGACGTCCTATGTGCTGCAACAGCGCAAAATCCGTCTTGTGGTAACTGGAACTTATAATGACTCATCCCGTGTAGCACAGTTTGTGAAAACGCACGGAGATGGCGTGAAGGATATCGCACTGGCAGTGGATGATGTCGAGAAGGCCTACGAGGGAGCGGTCAGCCGCGGAGCAATCGAAATCCAGCCGCCGCATGAGGTCTCGGATGAAAATGGTGTCTTGAAAAAGGCGGTCATCGGTACATACGGTGATACCATCCATACACTGGTTGAGCGGAAGAATTATAAAGGTCTTTTCATGCCAGGATTTGTTGAGCATACAACAACAGTTCCGGTCAATGAAGCAGGTTTCATCGGCATCGACCATGTTGTCGGCAATGTTGAGAGAATGGAAGAATGGGTGAATTATTACGCGAACGTCATGGGCTTCAAGGAAATGAAGCACTTCACAGATAAGGACATTGTGACTGAGTATTCAGCGCTAATGTCCAAGGTTATGCATAATGGAGGCCGGATTAAATTCCCGATTAATGAGCCGGCTGAAGGAAAGCGCAAATCACAGATCCAGGAATACCTTGAATTTTACAATGGTCCTGGCGTCCAGCACCTTGCGATTTTAACAGAAGACATTGTCAGCACGGTATCACAATTGCGTGAAAACGGCGTTGAGTTCCTAAACACTCCTGATTCTTACTATGAAATGCTGTCAGAGCGTGTTGGTGAAATTGACGAAGAAATCGAGAAGCTGAAAGAGCTTAGTATTTTAGTAGACCGTGATGATGAGGGCTATCTGCTGCAAATCTTCACAAAGCCAATCGTCGACCGCCCAACTCTTTTCATCGAAATCATCCAGCGTAAAGGCGCGAGAGGGTTTGGAGAAGGCAACTTCAAGGCACTATTCGAATCGATTGAACGTGAACAGGAACGACGCGGCAACCTATAA